TATAGGAAACAAAAGAGGCGAAAGAAAATTTGCAGATTATTTGCTGAAATTTCAAAACAACAATCTTGCTATCATAGAAGCTAAAAAATTTAGCAAAGATCCTTTAGATGGCCTGTCTCAAGGCATAGAATATGCTAAAATTTTAAATGTAGCATTTGTATATAGCACTAATGGCGATAAAATTTATGAATACAACCTAAAAACTTCAAGCGGTGAGTATATAGAAAAATTTCCAACCCCAAATGAGCTTTTTGCTAGGATTTATGGAAATTTAAAAGAATGGCAATACAAGCTTTTATCACAGCGAGAATTATACATACCCCAAAAAGAATTAAGATATTATCAAAAGATCGCAGTTGATAAAGTCATAGAAGCTTTGATCAACGGTAAAAATAGAATTTTACTCACTCTTGCTACAGGCACAGGTAAAACTACCATAGCTTTTGCTTTGTGTTATCGTTTGCTTGAAGCTAGGTGGAATAAAACAAATCAAGACAAAAAACCTAAGATATTATTTTTATGTGATAGAGTGAGTTTGAGAGATCAAGCTTTAGGAGAGTTTAATCCTATAGAGGGCGATTGCGTGGCAGTGAGTGCGCAAGAGCTGAGAAAAAATAATGGCAGAGTGTCTACAAGTGCAAATGTGTTTTTTGGAATTTATCAAAGTCTAGCTTCAAATTCAAAAGAACAAGAAAACGCTAATGAAGAGCAAGAAAGCAAATTCTACTTACAATACCCCAAAGACTTTTTTGATCTTATCATCATCGATGAATGTCACAGAGGTGGAGCGAATGAAGAGGGTAGCTGGGCAGGGGTGCTAGAGTATTTTTCATCGGCTACGCATTTAGGACTTACTGCTACGCCTAAAAAAAGCGATAATGTAGATACTTATAGGTATTTTGGTGAGAGTATATATGAGTATAGTCTTAAAGATGGTATAGAAGATGGCTTTTTAACTCCTTATAAAGTTAAGCGTGTTACGACTACGCTTAGTGAAGGCTATGTGTATAATCCTGATGATATCATAGAAGGTGAGTTAGAAAAAGGCTTTTATAAGATCAATGAATTTGAAAGAAATATTCACTTACCTCAATACAACGATTTTCTAGCTAAAGAAATTTTAAAGCTCATCAACCCTATGGACAAAACCATCATCTTTTGTGCTAACCAAGCCCATGCAAGTGAAGTAAAAAGAGCTATTGATAAATTTAAAAGTGTAAAAAGAGATGACTACTGCGTGAGGGTTACAAGTGATGAGGGTAAAATAGGGCTTGAGTACTTAAAGCAGTTTCAAGATAATGACAAAAGCTACCCTGTGATACTCACTAGTTCTAAAATGCTAACCACAGGAGTAGATGCTAGAAATGTCCGTAACATAGTGCTTTTGGCAAATATAGGTTCTATCATAGAATTTAAGCAAATCATCGGAAGAGGCACTAGAGTGTATGAGGGAAAAGACTTTTTTGCTATACTAGATTTTACCGGAGTAACAAGACTTTTTTATGATCCTAAATGGGATGGTGAGCAGATCAAAGATGAAGAAAAAACCGAAGTAAAAACTATACAAAACAAAAGAGAACAAAGTAGCCCTAAAGAAGTAACCAAGCAAAAAGAAGTCACTGTGTATTTAAAAGGCACAAAGCTAAAAGTACTTGATATAACGACAAGCTATATAGGAGATAGCGACAAGCCACTTAGCACAAAAGAATTTTTGGAATTTTTAGTAGGAAAACTAGCAGAATTTTACAACGATGAGACAAGGTTACGCGAGATTTGGAGTAACCAAGCAAGTAGAAAAGAATTTTTACAAAAACTTGAAAAAGACCGCATAAGTGAGCAGGTTTTGGAAGAATTGACAGTGATTTTTGAGCAAAAAGACTGCGATGTGTATGATGTGCTAGCACACTTAAGCTTTAATAGCGAGATAAAAACACGCCATGAACGCGTGCTAAATGTAAAAAATAGCGCATTTTTAAAACGCTTCCAAAAAGAAAAAGCCTTAAAGCTTGTGGAATTT
This genomic stretch from Campylobacter lari subsp. concheus harbors:
- the hsdR gene encoding EcoAI/FtnUII family type I restriction enzme subunit R, producing MELKHFSEDDTRVKLIDVKLHASSWSEENIIRNYYFTDGRKLIGNKRGERKFADYLLKFQNNNLAIIEAKKFSKDPLDGLSQGIEYAKILNVAFVYSTNGDKIYEYNLKTSSGEYIEKFPTPNELFARIYGNLKEWQYKLLSQRELYIPQKELRYYQKIAVDKVIEALINGKNRILLTLATGTGKTTIAFALCYRLLEARWNKTNQDKKPKILFLCDRVSLRDQALGEFNPIEGDCVAVSAQELRKNNGRVSTSANVFFGIYQSLASNSKEQENANEEQESKFYLQYPKDFFDLIIIDECHRGGANEEGSWAGVLEYFSSATHLGLTATPKKSDNVDTYRYFGESIYEYSLKDGIEDGFLTPYKVKRVTTTLSEGYVYNPDDIIEGELEKGFYKINEFERNIHLPQYNDFLAKEILKLINPMDKTIIFCANQAHASEVKRAIDKFKSVKRDDYCVRVTSDEGKIGLEYLKQFQDNDKSYPVILTSSKMLTTGVDARNVRNIVLLANIGSIIEFKQIIGRGTRVYEGKDFFAILDFTGVTRLFYDPKWDGEQIKDEEKTEVKTIQNKREQSSPKEVTKQKEVTVYLKGTKLKVLDITTSYIGDSDKPLSTKEFLEFLVGKLAEFYNDETRLREIWSNQASRKEFLQKLEKDRISEQVLEELTVIFEQKDCDVYDVLAHLSFNSEIKTRHERVLNVKNSAFLKRFQKEKALKLVEFLLDRYQEYGIKDFDSGLKTLIDLSSLGSVKELVGEFEGMENLKQCIDDLQREIYAG